The following are encoded together in the Bombus affinis isolate iyBomAffi1 chromosome 6, iyBomAffi1.2, whole genome shotgun sequence genome:
- the LOC126917151 gene encoding mitochondrial coenzyme A diphosphatase NUDT8 has translation MKLYSFSLRCLQRCFSTETQQGLNTIRLEYLKPEVVLSEKNRKSFIKKFKASRVPQVDGNAIPQAAVLVPLCMHKGELGFLYTLRSTKLTSNRGQVSFPGGMHDKEDRSLEETALRETWEELKIPREKIDVWVSGNMIDKKNVMVLPVFGYIGEIDPEKLQINVNEVEEAFFLSLKNLCDLSVCRFTQFRENYTLPVYLGGKHRVWGFTAAITHIALNALVPDAYKHKLVCSRSMLLEKKR, from the exons ATGAAACTCTATTCCTTTTCTTTACGCTGTTTACAGCGTTGTTTT TCGACGGAAACCCAACAAGGCTTAAATACGATCAGGCTGGAATATTTGAAACCAGAAGTTGTGCTTAGTGAGAAAAATCGGAAATCTTTTATCAAGAAGTTCAAGGCCAGTAGAGTACCACAGGTAGATGGTAATGCGATTCCGCAGGCCGCTGTTTTAGTGCCATTATGCATGCACAAAGGAGAACTTGGTTTCTTGTATACCTTAAGATCAACCAAATTAACTTCGAATCGTGGACAAGTCTCATTTCCCGGTGGAATGCACGACAAAGAAGATCGCAGCCTGGAAGAAACTGCACTACGTGAAACATGGGAAGAACTTAAAATTCCAAGGGAGAAAATCGACGTTTGGGTCTCCGGTAACATGATTGATAAAAAGAACGTCATGGTGTTGCCAGTTTTCGGCTATATCGGTGAAATTGATCCAGAAAAGCTTCAAATTAATGTAAACGAAGTAGAAGAAGCTTTTTTTCTCAGCTTAAAAAATCTCTGCGATCTTTCAGTGTGTCGGTTTACTCAGTTCCGTGAAAACTACACTTTACCGGTTTATTTAGGAGGGAAACACCGTGTTTGGGGTTTCACCGCAGCAATAACACATATAGCCTTAAATGCTCTCGTACCTGATGCCTATAAGCACAAACTTGTTTGTTCACGGTCAATGTTACTAGAAAAAAAGAGATAA
- the LOC126917135 gene encoding peptidyl-prolyl cis-trans isomerase sig-7 produces the protein MAVVVETTIGDFTVDLYTEERPQTCRNFLKLCKLKYYNWNLFHSVQSNFIAQTGDPTSTGKGGESVYGIVLGEKARYYEAEQMPKIKHDRSGLLSMVNCGSNMLGSQFFVTLAPELQSLDGEHCVFGEITEGLEIILKFNETICDGDHRPYQDIRISHTVILEDPFEDPKGFIIPDRSPPPSKEVLMSDRIGADEVIDDTAGMTAEEITEMQKEKEAKARATILEIVGDIPDAEMAPPENVLFVCKLNPVTTDDDLEIIFSRFGKIIGCEVIRDRQTGDSLQYAFIEFADRKSCEEAYFKMDNVLIDDRRIHVDFSQSVAKMRWKGKGKGVQYFDDEADEVGNENLEKVISKHKQRDEPRSKEIEHRKYERIKDANKARVEYAYNRDKYIEKEKYKVQRYRDSSRERYEYESRRRKESKRRSRDKSRDRSRDRSKRESYREHKQKKKSDGEKKRWDRGNSGSSNEDLRYEKYKDGHSSYKKKRTKNRSVERYEKSEKYKQKRR, from the exons ATGGCGGTTGTAGTAGAAACTACTATAGGAGATTTTACTGTTGATTTATATACTGAAGAACGCCCACAAA catgtcgaaattttttgaaattatgcaaattaaaatattacaactgGAACTTATTCCATTCTGTTCAAAGCAATTTTATTGCTCAAACCGGAGATCCCACCAGTACTGGGAAAGGTGGAGAAAGTGTCTATGGAATAGTGTTAGGTGAAAAAGCAAGATATTATGAAGCAGAGCAGATGCCAAAAATAAAGCACGATAGAAGTGGTTTATTGTCTATGGTTAATTGTGGCAGCAACATGCTTGGATCTCAGTTTTTTGTTACTCTTGCACCTGAACTTCAATCATTGGATGGAGAACATTGTGTATTTGGTGAAATTACAGAAGGACTAGAAATTATTCTTAAGTTCAATGAAACTATCTGTGATGGGGATCACAGACCTTACCAGGATATACGTATCTCTCACACTGTTATTTTGGAAGATCCTTTCGAAGATCCAAAAGGTTTCATCATACCCGATCGAAGTCCACCACCCTCCAAAGAAGTTTTAATG AGCGATAGGATCGGAGCTGACGAAGTGATAGATGACACAGCTGGTATGACAGCCGAAGAGATCACGGAAATGCAGAAAGAGAAGGAAGCTAAAGCAAGAGCGACAATATTGGAAATTGTGGGTGATATTCCAGATGCGGAAATGGCTCCACCTGAAAATGTCCTGTTTGTCTGTAAACTAAATCCTGTTACGACCGATGACGATCTCGAAATTATTTTCAGCAGATTTGGAAAAATTATTGG TTGTGAAGTTATTAGAGATCGGCAAACTGGAGATTCATTGCAATATGCGTTCATCGAATTCGCTGATCGTAAAAGTTGCGAAGAAGCGTATTTTAAAATGGACAATGTATTGATCGACGATCGTCGTATACACGTTGATTTTTCGCAATCGGTAGCCAAAATGAGATGGAAAGGCAAGGGTAAAGGCGTACAATATTTTGACGATGAAGCTGATGAGGTCGGAAATGAGAATCTAGAAAAAGTCATTTCGAAGCATAAGCAGAGGGATGAACCTAGGAGCAAAGAAATAGAACACAGAAAATATGAGCGTATAAAGGACGCCAATAAAGCCAGGGTAGAATACGCTTATAACAGGGATAAATATATAGAGAAGGAAAAGTATAAGGTACAAAGATATCGTGATAGTTCGCGCGAAAGATACGAATACGAATCTAGACGGAGAAAAGAAAGCAAAAGGAGAAGTAGAGATAAAAGCAGAGATAGGAGCCGAGACAGAAGCAAAAGGGAAAGTTATAGAGAGcacaaacaaaaaaagaaatctGACGGTGAGAAAAAGAGATGGGATAGGGGGAATTCTGGTTCTAGTAACGAGGATTTAAGATATGAGAAATATAAAGACGGACATTCGAGTTACAAAAAAAAGCGCACCAAAAATCGATCTGTCGAGAGGTATGAAAAATCAGAGAAATACAAGCAAAAAAGGAgatga
- the LOC126917160 gene encoding uncharacterized protein LOC126917160 produces the protein MTGRSSTKRTGLCLLALLLSCLENVVGEPEPIPSELLYSKNFINNAENLILLNKLKQVIDEKEEIVEQEKTLDDVQMMLQTVLEERAKDDMRIPPGDYSVEEIPTPNPPHKQVQRSGKRTSISYMTLCHFKICNMGRKRQLRE, from the exons ATGACGGGAAGGTCCAGCACGAAACGGACGGGCCTGTGTCTGTTGGCACTGTTGTTGTCCTGCCTCGAAAACGTCGTTGGAGAGCCGGAGCCGATACCGTCGGAGCTCCTCTATAGCAAAAACTTCATCAACAACGCTGAGAATCTC ATATTACTGAACAAGCTGAAGCAAGTGATCGATGAGAAGGAGGAAATAGTAGAGCAAGAAAAGACACTGGACGACGTACAAATGATGCTTCAAACGGTACTGGAAGAGAGGGCGAAAGACGATATGAGGATTCCACCGGGTGATTACTCTGTCGAGGAGATACCAACACCGAATCCCCCGCATAAACAGGTGCAACGTTCCGGAAAGCGTACCTCGATAAGCT ATATGACCTTGTGTCACTTCAAGATCTGCAACATGGGACGCAAGCGACAGTTACGCGAGTAA